The following proteins are encoded in a genomic region of Streptomyces sp. NBC_01723:
- a CDS encoding aldo/keto reductase, giving the protein MEQRHLGRTGLRVSRIGLGTLTWGRGTDEHDAADLLKTFWEAGGTLVDTADVYGDGESEYLLGRLMEGLVPRRDLVISTKAGSVPDPDRRFDGSRGHLLSALDASLARLGTDHVDVWHLHAFDPHTPLEETLHALDVAVSSGRARYAGVSNFCGWQLAKAATWQLAAPGVRNRVASTQMEYSLLQRGVEREVLPAALDMGVGLLPSSPLGRGVLTGKYRKDATPPDSRGASEQLAPFVAPYLDDTAGHIVDAVATAADGLAVTPLQVALAWIRDRPGVVAPIIGPRNAQQLTAALSVEALSLPDEICRALDDVSAPVHRYPDHDWSTL; this is encoded by the coding sequence ATGGAGCAGAGGCATCTCGGCCGCACCGGCCTGCGTGTGTCCCGCATCGGTCTCGGCACCCTGACCTGGGGCCGGGGCACGGACGAGCACGACGCCGCGGACCTCTTGAAGACGTTCTGGGAAGCGGGCGGCACACTCGTCGACACGGCGGACGTGTACGGCGACGGGGAGTCGGAGTACCTGCTCGGCCGTCTCATGGAGGGTCTGGTGCCGCGCCGGGATCTGGTGATCTCGACGAAGGCGGGCAGCGTGCCCGATCCCGACCGCCGCTTCGACGGTTCGCGCGGCCATCTGCTCTCCGCGCTGGACGCCTCGCTCGCCCGCCTCGGCACCGACCACGTCGACGTGTGGCACCTGCACGCCTTCGACCCGCACACCCCGCTGGAGGAGACGCTGCACGCCCTCGACGTGGCGGTGAGCAGCGGCCGCGCCCGGTACGCGGGGGTCTCCAACTTCTGCGGCTGGCAGCTCGCGAAGGCCGCGACCTGGCAGCTGGCGGCGCCCGGCGTACGGAACCGGGTGGCGAGCACCCAGATGGAGTACTCCCTGCTGCAGCGGGGCGTCGAGCGTGAGGTGCTGCCGGCCGCCCTGGACATGGGCGTCGGCCTGCTGCCCTCCTCACCGCTGGGCCGGGGGGTACTGACCGGCAAGTACCGCAAGGACGCCACGCCCCCCGACTCGCGGGGCGCCTCGGAGCAGCTGGCGCCGTTCGTCGCGCCCTACCTCGACGACACGGCCGGGCACATCGTGGACGCGGTGGCGACGGCGGCCGACGGGCTCGCGGTGACCCCGCTCCAGGTGGCGCTGGCCTGGATCCGCGACCGGCCGGGTGTGGTCGCGCCGATCATCGGACCGCGCAACGCGCAGCAGCTCACGGCGGCGTTGTCAGTGGAGGCCCTTAGTCTTCCTGACGAGATCTGCCGGGCGCTCGACGACGTGTCGGCACCGGTGCACCGCTATCCCGATCACGACTGGAGCACGCTGTGA
- a CDS encoding helix-hairpin-helix domain-containing protein: MSTEPEPAPEDTAETVEPGPGTPGTADAAGTGGEGGDAAAPAGQVSETEAELAAQRLERERIERRKAERQAPIEAGGKLSGTAADLLAAVRAVEGGEKPAATVFGDPGPARRPAPEPVRPPRPAPAEPSAAPAGPPPETVEAVRRVLAEGGAPEALAPQTAAALGEGAAEALRADPWQLLRVGGVRPEQADGFARALLGAECGPDDERRGRAVTVWLLEQAALAGHTALELARLTATLAQRGVPDPDAAVQSTLAEGEALAFQDALDEPGARPERAEGSGEEGEGADERPVRVLIGLERYALAEESLADGLARLVNAAPKQDGSAADWERAADSAQGSAAELIRAVAGHGLVLHTGGEASLAEPAALLHAAHALGLRAWAAAPGPLGRDRFTALLGSAAAEGPAVVTLAGLLAGAEGPGRDADGAVDLDLLVVLDAPQLDVEAGALLAESLPDGARLVLAGDPAVLGSVGPGRVFADLLAAGVCPQIASRLPDPGPLGELVSGIGIGELGQVEAPGKEVVIVPVREAGEAVHRTVQLVADSVPRAIGVPAEETQVITPGHGGAAGTRALNAALKERLNPGPGRFGGFDPGDRVAYSPAPGRTLPGRVVKADADGLHLSCGGEDVVVPKDRVEGSVRHGWALTAHQAVGGRWPAVVVVLPGDAAQALSRPWVYTAFGRAARHLSVVHGVEQALPHAVAEIPAKPRTTRLPALLAPQVPTAG, encoded by the coding sequence GTGAGCACGGAGCCCGAGCCCGCCCCCGAGGACACCGCAGAAACCGTGGAGCCCGGGCCGGGAACGCCGGGCACCGCGGACGCCGCCGGGACCGGCGGGGAGGGGGGCGACGCGGCCGCCCCGGCGGGGCAGGTGTCCGAGACCGAGGCCGAGCTGGCCGCTCAGCGGCTCGAGCGGGAGCGGATCGAGCGGCGGAAGGCGGAGAGGCAGGCGCCGATCGAGGCCGGGGGGAAGCTCAGCGGCACGGCGGCCGATCTGCTGGCCGCCGTCCGGGCCGTGGAGGGCGGCGAGAAGCCCGCGGCCACCGTCTTCGGCGACCCCGGCCCGGCCCGCCGCCCCGCCCCGGAGCCGGTGCGGCCGCCCCGGCCCGCGCCCGCCGAGCCGTCCGCCGCACCCGCGGGCCCCCCGCCGGAGACCGTCGAGGCGGTCCGGCGCGTGCTGGCCGAGGGCGGCGCCCCGGAGGCGCTCGCCCCGCAGACCGCCGCTGCCCTCGGCGAGGGGGCGGCGGAGGCCCTGCGCGCGGACCCCTGGCAGCTGCTCCGGGTCGGCGGGGTGCGGCCCGAGCAGGCCGACGGGTTCGCCCGCGCACTGCTGGGCGCGGAGTGCGGCCCCGACGACGAGCGGCGCGGCCGTGCCGTCACCGTGTGGCTGCTGGAGCAGGCGGCGCTGGCCGGGCACACCGCCCTGGAGCTGGCGCGCCTCACCGCCACGCTGGCTCAGCGGGGCGTGCCGGATCCCGACGCGGCCGTGCAGAGCACGCTGGCCGAGGGCGAGGCACTGGCCTTCCAGGACGCCTTGGACGAGCCCGGCGCCCGCCCGGAGCGCGCGGAGGGCTCGGGCGAGGAGGGCGAGGGGGCCGACGAGCGCCCGGTCCGCGTCCTGATCGGCCTGGAGCGGTACGCGCTCGCCGAGGAGAGCCTGGCCGACGGTCTCGCCCGGCTCGTCAACGCGGCACCGAAGCAGGACGGTTCGGCCGCGGACTGGGAGCGGGCCGCCGACTCGGCGCAGGGGTCCGCCGCCGAGCTGATCCGCGCCGTCGCGGGCCACGGGCTGGTCCTGCACACCGGCGGGGAGGCGTCCCTGGCCGAACCGGCGGCCCTGTTGCACGCCGCGCACGCCCTGGGGCTGCGTGCCTGGGCCGCCGCGCCGGGCCCGCTCGGCCGCGACCGCTTCACCGCGCTGCTGGGTTCCGCGGCCGCGGAGGGTCCGGCGGTCGTCACCCTGGCCGGGTTGCTGGCCGGTGCCGAGGGGCCGGGGCGGGACGCCGACGGTGCGGTGGACCTTGATCTGCTGGTGGTTCTCGACGCACCGCAGCTGGACGTCGAGGCGGGCGCGCTGCTGGCGGAGTCACTGCCGGACGGGGCCCGGCTGGTGCTGGCCGGGGACCCGGCGGTGCTCGGCTCGGTGGGGCCCGGCCGGGTCTTCGCGGACCTGCTGGCGGCGGGGGTCTGCCCGCAGATCGCCTCGCGGCTCCCGGACCCGGGCCCGCTCGGCGAACTCGTCTCCGGCATCGGCATCGGCGAGCTGGGCCAGGTGGAGGCGCCCGGCAAGGAGGTCGTGATCGTGCCGGTGCGGGAGGCGGGTGAGGCCGTGCACCGCACCGTCCAGCTCGTCGCGGACTCGGTGCCGCGCGCGATCGGCGTGCCCGCCGAGGAGACCCAGGTGATCACGCCGGGCCACGGCGGCGCGGCGGGCACCCGGGCGCTCAACGCGGCGTTGAAGGAACGGCTGAATCCCGGCCCCGGCCGCTTCGGCGGCTTCGACCCCGGCGACCGTGTCGCCTACTCCCCCGCGCCTGGCCGTACGCTGCCCGGCCGGGTGGTGAAGGCCGACGCCGACGGACTGCACCTGTCGTGCGGGGGCGAGGACGTGGTCGTCCCCAAGGACCGGGTCGAGGGATCCGTGCGGCACGGGTGGGCCCTCACCGCGCACCAGGCGGTGGGCGGCCGGTGGCCCGCGGTGGTCGTGGTCCTGCCCGGCGACGCCGCGCAGGCCCTCAGCCGCCCCTGGGTCTACACGGCCTTCGGCCGGGCCGCCCGGCACCTCTCCGTGGTGCACGGCGTGGAGCAGGCGCTGCCCCACGCCGTGGCCGAGATCCCGGCCAAGCCCCGCACGACCCGGCTGCCGGCGCTGCTCGCGCCGCAGGTCCCCACGGCCGGCTGA
- a CDS encoding DUF5703 family protein — MPEYEFVDVYVPRGVTRRETTRLLTEHAEYGHWELYRLTLLRDGSRKVRLRRRIIRQVRATW; from the coding sequence ATGCCGGAATACGAATTTGTCGATGTGTACGTTCCGCGCGGGGTCACCCGCAGGGAGACGACACGCCTGCTGACGGAACATGCCGAGTACGGACACTGGGAGTTGTACCGCCTGACCCTGTTGCGCGACGGCAGCCGCAAGGTGCGGCTGCGGCGGCGGATCATCCGCCAGGTACGCGCCACCTGGTGA
- a CDS encoding chaplin family protein: MRQVTRKGLMTMAAATGVIAAAGGAAHADSGAHGSSSGSPGVLSGNTVQAPVHVPVNVCGNTVDVVGILNPAMGNSCVNRGGGASGGSGGYGDSGGRDGSHGGSHAGGQAKDSPGVASGNHVEVPVHVPVNVCGNSVDVVGVLNPATGNDCGNGGGDHSTPPGDPGDPGNPGDPGDPGSPGDPGDPGNPENPDTPPGSDGPDGPDGGTPGGSPDEDGSGTRNAAQPHGDARLAETGNGLPLGLTLPVGAGALLAGTVLYRKARASA, from the coding sequence ATGCGACAGGTCACCCGCAAGGGCCTGATGACGATGGCGGCGGCCACCGGTGTGATCGCCGCCGCGGGCGGCGCCGCCCACGCCGACTCGGGGGCGCACGGCTCGAGTTCGGGTTCGCCCGGCGTTCTGTCCGGCAACACCGTGCAGGCGCCGGTGCACGTTCCGGTCAACGTGTGCGGCAACACGGTCGACGTCGTCGGCATCCTCAATCCGGCGATGGGCAACTCGTGCGTCAACCGGGGCGGCGGCGCCTCCGGGGGCTCGGGCGGATACGGCGACTCCGGCGGCCGGGACGGTTCTCACGGAGGCTCGCACGCCGGCGGTCAGGCCAAGGACTCGCCGGGCGTCGCGTCCGGCAACCACGTCGAGGTGCCGGTGCACGTTCCGGTGAACGTGTGCGGCAACAGCGTCGACGTCGTCGGCGTCCTCAACCCGGCCACCGGCAACGACTGCGGCAACGGGGGCGGCGACCACTCCACGCCGCCCGGCGACCCCGGTGACCCGGGCAACCCCGGCGATCCCGGTGACCCGGGCAGCCCCGGCGATCCCGGTGACCCGGGCAACCCCGAGAACCCGGACACCCCGCCGGGCTCGGACGGCCCCGACGGTCCGGACGGCGGGACCCCGGGCGGCTCCCCGGACGAGGACGGTTCCGGTACCCGGAACGCCGCCCAGCCGCACGGTGACGCCCGCCTCGCCGAGACCGGCAACGGCCTGCCGCTGGGCCTCACCCTGCCGGTGGGCGCGGGAGCGCTGCTCGCGGGCACGGTGCTCTACCGCAAGGCGCGCGCCTCGGCCTGA
- the chpH gene encoding chaplin ChpH: protein MLKKVVAAAAATGGLVLAGAGMAVADSGAQGAAVHSPGVLSGNVVQVPVHVPVNVCGNTISVIGLLNPAFGNACVNK from the coding sequence ATGCTCAAGAAGGTCGTCGCCGCCGCGGCTGCCACCGGTGGTCTGGTTCTCGCGGGCGCGGGCATGGCCGTCGCCGACTCCGGTGCGCAGGGTGCCGCCGTGCACTCGCCCGGTGTCCTTTCCGGCAACGTCGTCCAGGTTCCCGTGCACGTCCCGGTGAACGTCTGCGGCAACACGATTTCCGTGATCGGTCTGCTGAACCCCGCCTTCGGCAACGCCTGCGTCAACAAGTGA
- a CDS encoding M20/M25/M40 family metallo-hydrolase, with protein sequence MSDSGTARSVTGEDEVVDLCRELIRIDTSNYGDHSGPGERKAAEYVAEKLAEVGLEPRIFESHPGRASTVARIEGADPSRPALLIHGHTDVVPANADDWTHHPFSGEVADGCVWGRGAVDMKDMDAMTLAVVRDRLRSGRKPPRDIVLAFLADEEAGGTYGARHLVDNHPDLFEGVTEAISEVGGFSFTVSEQRRLYLIQTAEKGMHWMKLTVAGTAGHGSMIHRDNAITELSEAVARLGRHQFPIRVTKTTRAFLDELGDAMGIELDADDMEATLARLGGIAKLIGATLRNTANPTQLGAGYKVNVIPGAATAHVDGRFLPGHEEEFLADLDRILGPKVLREDVHADKAVETTFDGALVEAMQSALVAEDPAAKAIPYMLSGGTDAKSFDDLGIRGFGFAPLKLPPELDFAGMFHGVDERVPVEGLQFGVRVLDRFIDAS encoded by the coding sequence GTGAGCGACTCGGGCACGGCCAGGAGCGTCACCGGCGAGGACGAGGTCGTCGACCTCTGCCGCGAGCTGATCCGGATCGACACCAGCAACTACGGCGACCACTCGGGGCCGGGCGAGCGCAAGGCCGCCGAGTACGTCGCGGAGAAGCTCGCGGAGGTGGGACTCGAACCGCGGATCTTCGAATCCCACCCCGGACGAGCCTCCACGGTGGCCCGGATCGAGGGCGCGGACCCGTCCCGGCCCGCGCTGCTCATCCACGGCCACACCGACGTCGTCCCGGCCAACGCGGACGACTGGACCCACCACCCCTTCTCCGGCGAGGTCGCCGACGGCTGCGTGTGGGGCCGAGGCGCCGTCGACATGAAGGACATGGACGCGATGACCCTCGCGGTCGTCCGCGACCGGCTGCGCAGCGGGCGCAAGCCGCCGCGCGACATCGTGCTGGCCTTCCTCGCCGACGAGGAGGCCGGCGGCACCTACGGCGCCCGGCACCTCGTCGACAACCACCCCGACCTCTTCGAGGGCGTCACCGAGGCGATCAGCGAGGTGGGCGGCTTCTCCTTCACCGTGAGCGAGCAGCGCCGCCTCTACCTGATCCAGACGGCCGAGAAGGGCATGCACTGGATGAAGCTGACCGTGGCCGGTACCGCCGGGCACGGGTCGATGATCCACCGCGACAACGCGATCACCGAGCTGTCGGAGGCCGTCGCGCGCCTCGGCCGGCACCAGTTCCCGATCCGCGTGACCAAGACGACCCGGGCGTTCCTCGACGAACTGGGCGACGCGATGGGCATCGAACTCGACGCGGACGACATGGAGGCCACGCTCGCCAGGCTCGGCGGCATCGCCAAGCTCATCGGCGCGACCCTGCGCAACACCGCCAACCCCACGCAGCTGGGGGCCGGCTACAAGGTCAACGTCATTCCGGGCGCGGCCACCGCGCACGTCGACGGGCGGTTCCTGCCCGGGCACGAGGAGGAGTTCCTCGCCGACCTCGACCGGATCCTCGGACCGAAGGTACTGCGCGAGGACGTGCACGCCGACAAGGCCGTCGAGACGACCTTCGACGGGGCGCTCGTCGAGGCGATGCAGTCCGCGCTGGTGGCCGAGGACCCGGCCGCGAAGGCGATCCCCTACATGCTCTCCGGCGGCACGGACGCGAAGTCCTTCGACGACCTGGGCATCCGGGGGTTCGGTTTCGCGCCGCTCAAGCTGCCGCCGGAGCTGGACTTCGCGGGCATGTTCCACGGGGTGGACGAGCGGGTGCCGGTGGAGGGACTCCAGTTCGGCGTGCGGGTGCTCGACCGTTTCATCGACGCTTCCTGA
- a CDS encoding YchJ family protein, whose protein sequence is MTTPSCPCGRSEAYEKCCGRFHAGAAAPTAEALMRSRYSAFVKGDAGYLLRTWHPRTRPARLDLDPGTRWTGLEILDSSSGSAFHTTGTVTFRASHRGGSLHERSRFERVDGAWVYVDGEFLD, encoded by the coding sequence ATGACCACCCCTTCCTGCCCCTGCGGGCGGTCCGAGGCGTACGAGAAGTGCTGCGGGCGTTTCCACGCCGGGGCCGCCGCCCCGACCGCCGAGGCCCTGATGCGCTCGCGCTACAGCGCCTTCGTGAAGGGCGACGCCGGGTACCTGCTGCGGACCTGGCATCCGCGGACCCGGCCCGCGCGCCTGGACCTGGATCCGGGGACGCGGTGGACCGGCCTGGAGATCCTGGACTCGTCGAGCGGGTCCGCCTTCCACACCACCGGGACGGTCACCTTCCGCGCCTCCCACCGCGGCGGCTCGCTGCACGAGCGGAGCCGCTTCGAGCGGGTGGACGGGGCATGGGTGTACGTGGACGGGGAGTTCCTCGACTGA
- a CDS encoding FadR/GntR family transcriptional regulator — translation MSTPGRGLHGRVLDTLGPAITAGEYPAGSVLRTDELAQRFEVSRSVMREAVRVLESMHLVESRRRVGVTVLPECEWNVYDPQVIRWRLAGAERPRQLRSLTVLRSAVEPVAAGLTARLATPEQCAELTECALGMVANSRGHRLEEYLFHDVAFHRVILTASGNEMFARLGGVVAEVLAGRTHHDVMFEDPDPAAVTLHVQVAEAVRARDAERAERLTREITVGALQELDILAP, via the coding sequence ATGAGCACACCGGGCCGGGGGCTGCACGGCCGCGTACTGGACACCCTCGGTCCCGCGATCACAGCGGGCGAATACCCCGCGGGCAGCGTCTTGCGCACGGACGAACTCGCGCAGCGCTTCGAGGTGTCGCGCTCCGTGATGCGCGAGGCCGTCCGGGTCCTGGAGTCCATGCACCTCGTCGAGTCGCGCCGCCGCGTGGGCGTCACCGTCCTGCCCGAGTGCGAGTGGAACGTCTACGACCCGCAGGTCATCCGCTGGCGCCTGGCCGGTGCCGAACGCCCCCGGCAGCTGCGCTCACTGACCGTGCTGAGGTCGGCGGTCGAGCCGGTCGCGGCCGGCCTGACGGCGCGGCTCGCCACACCGGAGCAGTGCGCCGAGCTGACCGAGTGCGCGCTCGGCATGGTCGCCAACTCGCGCGGGCACCGGCTGGAGGAGTACCTCTTCCACGACGTGGCCTTCCACCGCGTCATCCTCACCGCCTCGGGCAACGAGATGTTCGCCCGCCTCGGCGGCGTCGTCGCCGAGGTCCTGGCCGGCCGCACCCACCACGACGTGATGTTCGAGGACCCCGACCCGGCCGCCGTCACCCTGCACGTCCAGGTCGCCGAGGCGGTACGGGCCCGGGACGCCGAGCGCGCCGAGCGGCTGACCCGGGAGATCACCGTCGGCGCCCTGCAGGAACTGGACATCCTGGCACCCTGA
- a CDS encoding gluconokinase, giving the protein MQRLHTPHVVVVMGVAGTGKTTIGPLLAARLGVPYAEGDDFHPPANIAKMTAGTPLTDEDRWPWLDAIGGWAHGRAGLGGVVSSSALKRSYRDRLRAAAPGVVFVHLTGSRELIEDRMAHRQGHFMPTALLDSQFATLQPLQSDEAGVAVDVSGTPEEITERAASALGDLAEPVQ; this is encoded by the coding sequence ATGCAGCGACTGCACACCCCCCATGTCGTCGTGGTCATGGGCGTAGCGGGCACCGGGAAGACCACCATCGGCCCCCTGCTCGCGGCCCGGCTCGGCGTTCCCTACGCCGAGGGCGACGACTTCCACCCGCCGGCCAACATCGCGAAGATGACGGCCGGCACCCCCCTAACGGACGAGGACCGCTGGCCGTGGCTGGACGCCATCGGCGGCTGGGCCCACGGGCGTGCGGGGCTCGGCGGGGTGGTGAGCAGTTCGGCGCTCAAGCGGTCGTACCGCGACCGGCTGCGGGCCGCCGCTCCCGGTGTCGTCTTCGTGCATCTCACGGGCAGCCGTGAGCTGATCGAGGACCGGATGGCGCACCGGCAGGGCCACTTCATGCCGACGGCCCTGCTCGACTCCCAGTTCGCCACCCTCCAGCCGCTCCAGTCGGACGAGGCCGGGGTCGCGGTGGACGTGTCCGGTACGCCCGAGGAGATCACCGAGCGCGCGGCGAGCGCCCTGGGCGACCTCGCCGAGCCGGTCCAGTAA
- a CDS encoding GntP family permease: MTRLSVEMLAADTVEPITSAGHAQLGIAVLLGIAVIVLLITKFKLHAFLSLTIGSLALGAFAGAPLDKVITSFTAGLGSTVAGVGVLIALGAILGKMLADSGGADQIVDTILARATPRSMPWTMVLIASVIGLPLFFEVGIVLLIPVVLMVAKRGNYSLMRIGIPALAGLSVMHGLVPPHPGPLVAIDALGANLGVTLALGVLIAVPTVIIAGPVFSKYAARWVDVPAPDRMIPTRASEDLEKRPGFGATLATILLPVVLMLLKALVDIIVDDPENLVQRTFDVIGNPLIALLVSVIVGIFTLLRPAGFGKDRLSGLVEKGLAPIAGILLIVGAGGGFKQTLIDSGVGQMILEISKDWSIPALLLAWLIAVAIRLATGSATVATVSAAGLVAPLAADMSTTHAALLVLAIGAGSLFFSHVNDAGFWLVKEYFGLSVGQTIKTWSVMETIISVVAGALVLLLSLFI; the protein is encoded by the coding sequence GTGACCAGACTCAGCGTCGAGATGCTGGCAGCGGACACCGTCGAGCCGATCACCTCGGCCGGCCACGCCCAGCTGGGCATCGCCGTGCTCCTCGGCATCGCCGTCATCGTGCTGCTCATCACCAAGTTCAAGCTGCATGCCTTCCTGTCGCTGACCATCGGGTCACTGGCGCTCGGCGCGTTCGCCGGTGCGCCGCTGGACAAGGTCATCACCAGCTTCACCGCCGGGCTCGGCTCCACCGTCGCGGGCGTCGGCGTGCTGATCGCCCTCGGCGCGATCCTCGGCAAGATGCTCGCCGACTCCGGTGGCGCCGACCAGATCGTGGACACCATCCTCGCCAGGGCTACGCCTCGTTCGATGCCGTGGACGATGGTGCTGATCGCCTCGGTCATCGGACTGCCGCTCTTCTTCGAGGTCGGCATCGTGCTGCTGATCCCGGTCGTGCTGATGGTCGCCAAGCGCGGCAACTACTCGCTGATGCGGATCGGCATCCCGGCCCTCGCCGGTCTCTCCGTGATGCACGGCCTGGTCCCGCCGCACCCCGGCCCGCTGGTCGCGATCGACGCGCTCGGCGCCAACCTCGGTGTGACCCTCGCGCTGGGCGTGCTGATCGCCGTCCCGACGGTGATCATCGCCGGTCCGGTGTTCTCCAAGTACGCCGCCCGCTGGGTGGACGTGCCCGCTCCCGACCGGATGATCCCGACGCGCGCCTCCGAGGACCTGGAGAAGCGCCCGGGCTTCGGCGCGACGCTGGCCACGATCCTGCTGCCGGTCGTGCTGATGCTGCTCAAGGCGCTCGTCGACATCATCGTCGACGACCCGGAGAACCTGGTGCAGCGCACCTTCGACGTCATCGGCAACCCGCTGATCGCCCTGCTGGTCTCCGTGATCGTCGGTATCTTCACGCTGCTGCGGCCCGCCGGGTTCGGCAAGGACCGGCTGTCGGGGCTGGTCGAGAAGGGCCTGGCGCCCATCGCCGGCATCCTGTTGATCGTCGGCGCCGGCGGCGGCTTCAAGCAGACGCTGATCGACTCCGGCGTGGGCCAGATGATCCTGGAGATCTCCAAGGACTGGTCGATCCCGGCGCTGCTGCTCGCCTGGCTGATCGCGGTGGCGATCCGGCTGGCGACCGGTTCGGCGACGGTGGCGACGGTCTCGGCGGCCGGTCTGGTCGCGCCGCTCGCCGCCGACATGTCGACCACGCACGCCGCCCTGCTGGTCCTCGCCATCGGCGCCGGCTCGCTCTTCTTCAGCCACGTCAACGACGCCGGATTCTGGCTGGTGAAGGAGTACTTCGGGCTGAGCGTCGGCCAGACCATCAAGACCTGGTCCGTCATGGAGACGATCATCTCGGTGGTCGCCGGAGCCCTGGTCCTGCTGTTGTCCCTGTTCATCTAG
- a CDS encoding SDR family oxidoreductase encodes MTAHPLFDIGGRTALVTGSSRGIGLALARGLAEAGCRVVLNGRDGERLTEAAAGLPGDVHTAAFDVTDGPSVAAGIAEVEERVGPLDILVNNAGMQLRAPLLEFADADWHRILDTNLTSAFLVGREAARRMTERGHGKIVNICSLQSEVVRPGIAPYAATKGALKMLTKGMCADWGPRGVQVNGLGPGYIETELTRPLVEDEEFSAWVRGRTPAGRWGTTEDLVGGLLFLVSPAADFVGGQVLYVDGGMTSVL; translated from the coding sequence ATGACGGCTCACCCCCTCTTCGACATCGGCGGGCGCACGGCCCTGGTGACCGGCTCCAGCCGGGGCATCGGGCTGGCCCTGGCCCGGGGCCTGGCCGAGGCAGGCTGCCGCGTGGTCCTCAACGGGCGCGACGGCGAACGCCTCACCGAAGCGGCCGCCGGCCTCCCGGGCGACGTGCACACGGCCGCCTTCGACGTGACCGACGGCCCGTCCGTGGCCGCCGGGATCGCGGAGGTCGAGGAGCGGGTGGGCCCGCTCGACATCCTGGTCAACAACGCGGGCATGCAACTGCGGGCGCCGCTGCTGGAGTTCGCGGACGCCGACTGGCACCGCATCCTGGACACCAACCTCACCAGCGCCTTCCTGGTGGGCCGGGAGGCCGCGCGCCGGATGACGGAACGCGGCCACGGCAAGATCGTCAACATCTGCTCGCTGCAGAGCGAGGTGGTCCGCCCGGGCATCGCGCCCTACGCGGCCACCAAGGGCGCGCTGAAGATGCTCACCAAGGGCATGTGCGCCGACTGGGGCCCGCGCGGGGTCCAGGTCAACGGGCTCGGTCCCGGCTACATCGAGACCGAGCTGACCCGGCCCCTGGTCGAGGACGAGGAGTTCAGCGCCTGGGTGCGCGGGCGCACACCCGCCGGGCGCTGGGGCACCACGGAGGACCTGGTGGGCGGGCTGCTGTTCCTCGTCTCGCCCGCCGCGGACTTCGTCGGCGGACAGGTGCTGTACGTCGACGGCGGCATGACGAGCGTGCTGTGA
- a CDS encoding L-idonate 5-dehydrogenase — translation MRGCVIHGAGDLRVEELPVPRPGPGEALVAVGYGGVCGSDLHYWRHGGVGDFRLREPMLLGHEVVGTVVAYGSPGTPGPEIGTPVAVHPATPCGVCPECVDGRRNVCRDTRYLGSAARFPHVQGGFASRIAVPASQLRSLPSGLDPRRAALAEPLAVALHAVGRAGDLTGRHVLVTGAGPIGCLVVAAARAAGAARVTVSDLLPAALEYARAAGADVLVRADDPDDAGWPAEVDAAIEASGVAAGLDACLRLVRRGGVVVQLGMLPPGRSPFAGNLVVSREIELRGAFRFDGDFDAALDLLAAEPAFDALVGAVVPVRDAESAFELAADRSRSCKVLLDFGADPAL, via the coding sequence ATGCGGGGTTGTGTGATCCACGGCGCCGGTGACCTCCGGGTCGAGGAGCTGCCGGTCCCCCGTCCCGGGCCGGGCGAGGCACTCGTCGCCGTGGGCTATGGCGGCGTGTGCGGCTCCGATCTGCACTACTGGCGGCACGGCGGGGTCGGCGACTTCCGGCTGCGCGAGCCGATGCTGCTCGGGCACGAGGTGGTCGGCACGGTGGTGGCGTACGGCTCCCCCGGCACGCCGGGCCCCGAGATCGGTACGCCCGTCGCCGTGCACCCGGCGACCCCGTGCGGGGTGTGCCCGGAGTGCGTGGACGGGCGGCGCAACGTCTGCCGGGACACCCGCTATCTGGGCAGCGCGGCCCGCTTCCCGCACGTGCAGGGCGGCTTCGCGTCCCGGATCGCCGTCCCGGCCTCCCAGCTCCGGTCCCTCCCGTCCGGCCTCGACCCCCGGCGCGCCGCCCTCGCCGAACCCCTCGCCGTCGCCCTGCACGCCGTGGGCCGGGCCGGGGACCTGACCGGCCGGCACGTCCTGGTCACCGGCGCCGGTCCCATCGGCTGCCTGGTGGTCGCGGCGGCCAGGGCGGCGGGCGCGGCCCGCGTGACGGTGTCGGACCTGCTGCCGGCGGCCCTGGAGTACGCGCGGGCCGCGGGCGCCGACGTGCTGGTACGGGCCGACGACCCGGACGACGCCGGGTGGCCGGCCGAGGTGGACGCGGCGATCGAGGCGTCCGGGGTGGCCGCGGGCCTGGACGCCTGTCTGCGGCTGGTCCGGCGCGGCGGGGTGGTCGTCCAGCTCGGCATGCTGCCGCCGGGCCGGAGCCCCTTCGCCGGCAACCTGGTGGTGAGCCGGGAGATCGAGCTGCGCGGGGCCTTCCGCTTCGACGGTGACTTCGACGCGGCGCTGGACCTGCTCGCCGCCGAGCCCGCGTTCGACGCGCTGGTCGGCGCGGTGGTCCCGGTGCGCGACGCGGAGTCGGCGTTCGAACTGGCCGCGGACCGGAGCCGGTCCTGCAAGGTGCTCCTTGACTTCGGGGCGGACCCGGCGCTCTGA